In Alphaproteobacteria bacterium, one genomic interval encodes:
- a CDS encoding type II secretion system protein GspK, producing the protein MTGRIRKDRVNPQRGSALLVVLWSTLLLAGLATVVAGTVRTDLASARHLIEEAQSRSRAQAGVVHGALLLLAGVDPLIADGTVVAFDDVEVRVDFTDECGKVDLNTGWGELLGRLVDFHGGSAAAAILDWRDPDSSVAMGGAEDAQYRAAGRTHGARNGPLDSVAELQQIVGVDAGLMQALRPDVTVDCLNAGIDPMAASEAVLASIPGVGDDARATFLTARQSFIAGGLRGASPDLPGGDRYIAASPGLAVEITATAQSQDRAISWRAITWLTGDGGLPLLFRTWERNDR; encoded by the coding sequence ATGACAGGTCGAATTCGTAAAGATCGGGTCAATCCACAACGCGGATCGGCGTTGTTGGTGGTCCTGTGGTCGACTTTGCTTCTGGCCGGTCTCGCTACGGTGGTCGCCGGTACGGTGCGCACGGACCTGGCATCGGCGCGCCACCTGATTGAAGAGGCGCAGTCCCGTTCCCGCGCCCAGGCGGGCGTCGTCCACGGTGCGCTTCTTCTCCTTGCCGGCGTTGACCCACTCATTGCCGATGGCACGGTTGTCGCCTTCGATGACGTCGAAGTCCGCGTCGACTTCACGGACGAATGTGGCAAGGTCGATCTCAACACCGGTTGGGGTGAGCTGTTGGGGCGGCTGGTGGACTTCCACGGCGGCAGCGCTGCAGCGGCGATTCTCGACTGGCGCGATCCGGATTCGTCCGTTGCGATGGGCGGGGCCGAGGATGCGCAATATCGCGCCGCCGGACGAACCCACGGCGCGCGCAACGGTCCACTGGATTCGGTCGCCGAACTGCAGCAGATCGTCGGTGTCGATGCCGGACTGATGCAGGCGCTACGCCCGGACGTGACCGTCGATTGTCTCAATGCCGGAATCGATCCGATGGCTGCATCGGAGGCGGTGCTGGCCTCGATACCCGGTGTCGGCGACGACGCCCGCGCAACCTTCCTAACGGCCCGCCAAAGCTTTATCGCTGGCGGTCTGCGCGGCGCTTCGCCGGACCTGCCCGGCGGCGACCGCTACATCGCAGCATCGCCGGGGTTGGCCGTCGAAATCACGGCCACGGCGCAATCCCAGGACAGGGCGATTTCGTGGCGGGCCATCACCTGGCTCACCGGCGACGGCGGGTTGCCCCTGTTGTTTCGGACGTGGGAACGTAATGACCGTTAG
- a CDS encoding GspH/FimT family protein: MPTFRIRDGRKTNAGFTLIELLVVLAILALAAAVVAPPLGAALGVTRLGSEHQALVSALRGARAEAVGSGRAVDFVVHDPSEWQAGERRHTLGGAVSISVDVPPAGIGDRGTRSIRFFADGRSTGGTVQLRRGTAARSVHVDWITGHVRQAP, encoded by the coding sequence ATGCCGACGTTTCGAATTAGGGACGGCCGTAAGACGAACGCTGGATTTACCCTGATCGAGCTCCTAGTCGTCTTGGCTATTCTTGCATTGGCGGCAGCGGTCGTGGCACCGCCGCTTGGAGCCGCGCTTGGCGTGACCCGATTGGGCAGCGAGCATCAGGCGCTGGTCTCGGCGCTCCGGGGGGCGCGGGCCGAAGCGGTCGGGTCGGGCCGCGCTGTCGATTTTGTTGTCCACGATCCGTCGGAGTGGCAGGCCGGCGAGCGGCGTCATACCCTTGGCGGTGCCGTCTCGATTTCGGTGGACGTACCGCCAGCCGGAATTGGCGACCGGGGCACACGCTCCATCCGCTTCTTTGCCGACGGTCGCTCGACCGGCGGAACGGTTCAGCTTCGCCGCGGCACCGCCGCGCGGAGCGTGCATGTCGATTGGATCACCGGACATGTTCGCCAAGCGCCCTGA
- a CDS encoding FecR domain-containing protein has protein sequence MGFQMFFRLAAVLVALTVPVGAFAQSAGGPEIGVTAALNPNATGTPPQSAPRVLEVGVNVFANERIATTAGGQAQMLFIDESAFTVGPNSDVVLDEFVFDPATGTGRLALTATKGVFRFVGGKISKNTPVTLTTPTAVIGIRGGIALVNVQPGGATQATFLFGDQMTVAAGGVTQTATRPGFAITAASSEESPTPPAPAAPAQLNAALSALERSNEPSASEGEGPGGGPPGQGGQQQGNQQQGGQQEGGQQGGGQQEGGQQGGDGQAGQGGGRQVPTDQDVAQTSLGERGSRQPPRAIAAPVPRAPPPPPPPGAGAGATGATNTANQAQQNNALQQNLSPTATNLSGRIKRSLSRVVGTNDAVSSNNVAFSGATLSSGSFTATLGSNAFKFPLNASGVSSFAASGSTASPNGTFSGDVFLSSDFQFLFLEGVESADSATRIVGFAGKPSGSIPTSGVSYYALQNDFGLASSIPFMRAIDVAGLTVPQAESAADAAIYWDVSGSSTAQRSFGFQTISITGQGVNQKSAISFGGGAVLLDSQGRPFIRGGAIASARQNLSTLPTLTDSDLSSADDSLGNDFFGTNGSYFVLESAKVDTNDGLVANNGTDRFQPGGSPQTTHFFPTVVAVPATSTLGTRTTRTMGGYLGGAYQTEVAGALSTTTMLIGLNGDSADVEIKTNAAANKVRGTFKFTNAFGSGPNFQVVFGDKDTTAFGDNTTSTGDSIFIDDNNIAAGDQDGGGSVTINSSPQNMSSVAFVSVSEASDFGSGFAPSGVSVCACKYLNWGFWGGRISNTGSSSEIIHMANYVAGEIAGIAAINALQGTATYTGHAIGTVFNGTQVYQAIGGLSATVNFDSPGSSAFNISNFDGANYAGTGLAVTSTGARHKFVGSIAGAGRSGSYNGSFMSGGGDVAAEMGGQFKVDGGGYSAVGIFAAKK, from the coding sequence GTGGGTTTTCAGATGTTTTTTCGCTTGGCTGCTGTTCTCGTCGCGCTGACCGTTCCGGTCGGGGCCTTTGCCCAGTCCGCCGGTGGACCCGAGATCGGGGTCACGGCCGCGCTGAACCCCAACGCCACCGGCACGCCGCCACAGTCGGCGCCGCGCGTGCTTGAGGTCGGCGTAAATGTGTTCGCAAACGAACGGATTGCGACGACCGCGGGCGGTCAGGCGCAAATGCTCTTTATCGACGAAAGCGCTTTTACCGTAGGGCCGAACTCGGATGTCGTTCTCGACGAGTTCGTGTTCGATCCGGCGACCGGTACTGGCCGCCTGGCGCTGACGGCGACCAAAGGCGTGTTCCGCTTTGTCGGCGGCAAAATCAGCAAAAATACGCCCGTCACGCTCACGACCCCGACCGCGGTCATCGGGATTCGGGGCGGGATCGCTCTAGTCAACGTTCAGCCCGGCGGGGCGACCCAGGCGACATTTTTGTTTGGTGACCAAATGACCGTTGCGGCCGGGGGCGTTACCCAAACGGCGACCCGGCCGGGTTTTGCAATCACGGCAGCTTCGTCGGAAGAATCGCCGACGCCGCCCGCACCTGCCGCGCCCGCGCAACTCAATGCCGCGCTGAGTGCGCTCGAACGCAGCAACGAGCCGTCGGCCAGCGAAGGTGAGGGCCCCGGCGGTGGACCACCGGGTCAAGGGGGCCAGCAGCAAGGCAATCAGCAACAAGGCGGCCAGCAGGAAGGCGGTCAGCAAGGCGGCGGCCAGCAGGAAGGTGGTCAGCAAGGCGGCGATGGACAGGCTGGCCAGGGCGGCGGGCGTCAGGTGCCAACCGACCAAGACGTTGCCCAGACAAGCCTCGGCGAGCGGGGGTCGCGGCAACCGCCGCGCGCGATCGCCGCCCCGGTGCCGCGCGCCCCACCGCCGCCGCCACCGCCAGGGGCTGGCGCGGGCGCGACGGGGGCGACGAACACGGCCAATCAAGCGCAACAGAACAACGCGTTGCAACAGAACCTGTCGCCAACCGCCACCAATCTGTCAGGTCGTATCAAGCGCTCGTTGTCGCGCGTGGTGGGCACGAACGACGCGGTATCTTCGAACAACGTCGCGTTTTCCGGCGCGACGCTTTCCTCGGGCTCTTTCACAGCGACACTTGGCTCGAACGCCTTCAAGTTCCCCTTGAACGCTTCCGGTGTGTCGTCGTTTGCCGCGTCGGGATCGACCGCGTCGCCGAACGGAACCTTCTCGGGCGATGTTTTCCTGTCGTCAGACTTTCAGTTCCTGTTTCTTGAAGGGGTTGAATCTGCCGACTCCGCGACGCGGATTGTTGGGTTCGCGGGCAAGCCGAGCGGTTCGATTCCGACATCGGGCGTATCATATTATGCGCTTCAGAACGATTTCGGCCTCGCGTCCTCGATCCCGTTCATGCGGGCCATCGACGTTGCCGGCCTTACCGTGCCGCAGGCCGAAAGCGCCGCCGACGCGGCGATCTACTGGGATGTATCGGGGTCGAGCACCGCGCAACGATCCTTCGGCTTCCAGACGATTTCGATCACCGGTCAGGGCGTTAATCAAAAGTCCGCGATCTCGTTTGGCGGCGGGGCGGTTCTGCTGGATTCCCAGGGCCGTCCATTTATCCGCGGCGGTGCGATTGCTTCGGCGCGCCAAAACTTGTCGACGTTGCCGACACTGACGGATTCGGACCTATCCTCGGCTGACGATTCCCTGGGCAACGATTTCTTCGGCACTAATGGGTCCTATTTCGTTCTGGAAAGCGCGAAGGTCGATACCAACGATGGGCTCGTCGCCAATAACGGTACGGACCGGTTCCAACCAGGCGGGTCGCCGCAGACGACGCACTTCTTTCCGACGGTCGTGGCCGTTCCCGCCACCTCGACGCTGGGCACTCGCACCACGCGCACGATGGGTGGCTACCTCGGCGGCGCCTATCAAACCGAAGTCGCCGGCGCTCTATCGACGACAACCATGCTGATTGGGTTGAACGGCGATAGTGCCGACGTTGAAATAAAGACCAACGCAGCCGCAAACAAAGTTCGCGGAACTTTCAAATTTACCAATGCGTTCGGCAGTGGGCCGAACTTCCAAGTTGTCTTCGGCGACAAAGACACGACGGCATTTGGGGACAACACTACCTCGACCGGTGACAGCATCTTTATCGACGACAATAACATTGCGGCGGGCGACCAGGATGGTGGCGGCAGCGTGACGATCAATTCGTCGCCGCAGAACATGTCCAGTGTCGCGTTTGTTAGTGTCTCCGAGGCGAGCGACTTCGGGAGTGGGTTTGCCCCAAGCGGCGTGTCCGTTTGCGCCTGCAAATACCTTAATTGGGGTTTCTGGGGCGGGCGCATTTCCAACACCGGCTCGTCGTCCGAAATCATCCATATGGCGAATTACGTGGCCGGCGAAATCGCGGGTATTGCTGCGATCAATGCGCTGCAGGGGACCGCGACCTACACCGGACACGCGATTGGCACCGTCTTCAATGGGACCCAGGTCTACCAAGCGATCGGCGGTTTGTCGGCGACGGTGAATTTCGACAGTCCGGGGTCGAGCGCTTTCAACATTTCGAACTTCGACGGGGCGAACTACGCCGGTACCGGTCTGGCGGTCACGTCGACCGGCGCGCGGCACAAGTTCGTCGGCTCCATCGCTGGTGCCGGGCGCTCGGGGAGTTACAACGGTTCGTTCATGTCGGGCGGCGGCGATGTCGCCGCTGAAATGGGCGGCCAGTTCAAGGTCGATGGCGGCGGGTATAGCGCCGTCGGCATTTTCGCGGCAAAAAAATAG
- a CDS encoding PilN domain-containing protein yields the protein MTTIRLISSFLDWWGTELSGLLPAGLRRAVGLERRPLVVRLEGRTVEAHLGGIDAGTIVAATEVTPEDWGDLGANFARALRGLDPVTVDTTLRIGATQVVRRHLRLPPTPDRDLPGLLSFEIERHTPFKPEEVYFTFSRHGGDVDATSVSINVAPRRVVDPLIDSLTRIGFAPARVVLGDDDRRAVGGIGAHRRRGRLSVVGGTLAILLVAAIVSPLLRLESIAGDLATAIGATKAGNETRNDAAVKGVAAARFLDNYAREHPSSLAVLNELAVRLPDGTWLVQFNQSGRAVTLEGQAESSADLVPRLEESPLFTKVDYDAPVTKEGTGRGERFAFSLEIAEDAP from the coding sequence ATGACGACAATTCGCCTCATTTCCTCGTTTCTTGATTGGTGGGGGACCGAACTTTCGGGCCTCCTACCGGCTGGCTTGCGGCGCGCCGTAGGTCTGGAGCGGCGCCCCCTCGTCGTACGGCTAGAGGGACGCACCGTCGAGGCCCACCTCGGCGGCATCGACGCTGGCACCATCGTCGCCGCAACCGAGGTGACCCCGGAAGACTGGGGAGACCTGGGCGCGAACTTCGCGCGCGCCCTTCGCGGTCTCGACCCGGTGACGGTCGACACGACACTGCGAATCGGTGCGACGCAGGTTGTGCGGCGCCACTTGCGGCTCCCGCCAACGCCGGACCGGGACTTGCCCGGCCTGTTGTCGTTTGAGATCGAACGCCACACGCCGTTCAAACCCGAAGAGGTGTATTTCACATTCTCTCGCCACGGCGGCGATGTCGATGCAACCAGCGTTTCGATCAACGTCGCGCCCCGCCGGGTCGTCGATCCGCTGATCGACAGTTTAACGCGTATTGGATTTGCCCCCGCGCGGGTCGTGTTGGGCGACGACGACCGCCGCGCCGTCGGCGGGATCGGCGCACACCGGCGGCGCGGCAGGCTTTCGGTCGTGGGTGGCACCCTCGCCATTCTTCTCGTTGCGGCGATCGTGTCTCCCCTGCTTCGACTTGAGAGTATTGCCGGCGATCTGGCGACCGCCATCGGCGCGACCAAGGCCGGCAACGAAACGCGCAACGATGCGGCAGTCAAGGGTGTCGCCGCGGCTCGTTTTCTTGACAATTATGCGCGCGAACATCCGTCGTCGCTCGCCGTCCTCAACGAACTCGCCGTGCGGCTGCCGGACGGCACGTGGCTCGTGCAGTTCAACCAATCCGGCCGCGCGGTCACCCTGGAAGGGCAAGCGGAATCGAGCGCCGACCTCGTGCCGAGGCTTGAGGAGTCGCCGCTCTTTACGAAGGTCGACTACGACGCGCCGGTGACCAAGGAAGGTACGGGTCGCGGCGAGCGTTTCGCTTTTTCGCTTGAGATCGCCGAGGACGCTCCGTGA
- the gspD gene encoding type II secretion system secretin GspD, with the protein MHRRLAFAGAAVLFAAACTAQPVRDVSEIPASIPETGPRVAQNQTTPAPVAQPAFPGSSGAAVARQPRIDELYPARAAASAGGGTQPLRNAEGDITLSFDNADVREVARVILGSLLQLNYIVDPSVSGAISLASGRPLRREDLLPTLEAILASQGIQLVNYGNVLRLSRLNDAQARAGGGIGFGPGTAYRVFPLQYVAAAQLQTVLAPLLPDGAIPVVDAVRNLIVVAGDSTVMRLAAGTIEIFDIDRMATQTSAIITLQDADASVVAAELTNIFAATGSLSGSDGDPGALQLIPIERLNGILVVGQNRDLVEDAREWVFRLDRKRDPAERRVFVYYVQHGGAERIATALNEILGGSPENEATTEGNDAAGTPSGLLDTNLRISVDAENNALLVSTTTPNFTLIQDVLRRLDIQPLQVMIETSIFEVSLRDDLRFGVQYAINNGGIGIGEGGSASFTNGTNTVTGPGSVVTPTINPVLGAIGTSTTVGGFNFTIEGASATRFIIDALSDLTEVNMISSPNVIVLNNNTASLNVGDEVPIITQTTTSTVTTSPLIVNTVQYRPTGVSLEVTPQVNASGMVTLRLSQAVSDVRVTTSSTINSPTIQNRSLLSTVSVRSGDTVLLGGLIRETAGDGRTGIPLLHELPIVGNLFGRTAETTQRTELVILIRPIIISTPEEATSVTQSMRNKFLSLVRQEREGIRQPRNIPGAGR; encoded by the coding sequence GTGCATAGGAGACTGGCTTTCGCCGGAGCGGCCGTCCTGTTTGCCGCCGCGTGCACCGCCCAGCCGGTGCGGGACGTTTCGGAAATCCCCGCCTCGATCCCCGAGACCGGGCCGCGCGTTGCCCAGAATCAAACGACTCCAGCACCCGTTGCCCAACCCGCGTTCCCGGGGTCCAGCGGCGCGGCGGTCGCACGCCAACCCCGTATCGACGAGCTCTACCCGGCGCGCGCTGCCGCATCGGCGGGCGGCGGTACTCAGCCGCTGCGCAATGCCGAAGGCGACATCACTCTCAGTTTCGACAACGCGGACGTGCGTGAGGTCGCTCGCGTCATCCTCGGCAGTCTGTTGCAACTGAATTACATCGTCGATCCGAGCGTGTCGGGCGCCATCAGCCTTGCTTCGGGTCGCCCGCTGCGGCGCGAAGATCTCCTGCCGACATTGGAGGCGATTCTAGCGAGCCAAGGCATTCAACTCGTCAACTACGGCAACGTACTGCGCTTGAGCCGCCTGAACGACGCCCAAGCCCGCGCCGGCGGCGGGATCGGTTTTGGACCCGGCACTGCTTACCGAGTCTTCCCGCTTCAGTACGTCGCCGCGGCGCAACTGCAGACGGTATTGGCGCCACTTTTGCCCGACGGCGCTATCCCGGTTGTCGACGCGGTTCGCAATTTGATCGTTGTCGCCGGCGATTCGACGGTCATGCGTCTTGCCGCGGGCACAATCGAGATCTTCGACATCGACCGTATGGCGACACAAACCTCGGCGATCATCACCTTGCAAGACGCCGACGCATCGGTCGTTGCAGCCGAACTGACCAACATCTTTGCGGCGACCGGATCGCTGTCAGGCAGCGACGGCGATCCCGGCGCCCTGCAATTGATCCCCATCGAACGGCTGAACGGCATTCTCGTAGTCGGTCAGAATCGCGACTTGGTCGAGGATGCCCGCGAGTGGGTATTCCGGTTGGACCGCAAACGCGACCCTGCCGAACGCCGCGTCTTCGTCTACTACGTGCAGCATGGCGGGGCAGAACGGATCGCGACAGCGCTCAACGAAATACTTGGCGGCAGCCCGGAGAACGAGGCCACGACCGAAGGGAACGACGCAGCGGGGACACCTTCCGGGCTCCTAGATACGAACCTACGGATTTCGGTCGACGCTGAGAACAATGCGCTTTTGGTATCGACGACAACGCCCAACTTCACCTTGATCCAGGACGTTCTACGCCGGCTCGATATCCAACCGCTCCAGGTGATGATCGAAACCAGTATTTTCGAAGTATCGCTGCGGGACGATCTGAGGTTCGGCGTTCAATACGCTATCAACAACGGTGGGATCGGAATCGGCGAGGGCGGCAGCGCGTCCTTCACCAATGGGACCAACACCGTTACCGGCCCGGGATCGGTAGTGACGCCGACGATCAATCCGGTACTGGGGGCGATCGGCACATCGACGACGGTGGGCGGCTTCAACTTCACGATCGAGGGCGCGTCGGCGACACGGTTCATTATCGACGCGCTTTCGGATCTCACCGAAGTCAACATGATCTCGTCGCCGAATGTGATCGTGCTGAACAACAACACAGCTTCGCTGAACGTCGGCGACGAGGTTCCGATTATCACGCAAACAACGACCAGCACCGTCACCACTAGTCCGTTGATCGTAAACACCGTGCAGTACCGGCCAACCGGTGTGAGCCTCGAGGTCACCCCGCAGGTCAACGCCAGCGGCATGGTCACGTTGCGGCTCTCCCAGGCGGTTAGCGATGTGCGGGTGACGACGTCTTCGACCATCAACTCGCCCACGATTCAGAACCGCAGCCTCCTGAGCACCGTTTCCGTGCGCAGCGGCGACACGGTTTTGCTCGGAGGGCTGATCCGTGAGACTGCAGGCGACGGTCGGACGGGAATCCCGCTGCTCCACGAACTCCCCATCGTTGGAAACCTGTTCGGGCGCACCGCCGAAACCACTCAGCGCACGGAACTCGTGATTCTCATCCGGCCCATCATCATCTCGACACCCGAAGAGGCAACCAGCGTCACGCAATCGATGCGGAACAAATTCCTGTCGCTGGTCCGCCAGGAGCGCGAGGGCATTCGCCAGCCCCGCAACATCCCGGGCGCCGGACGCTAA
- a CDS encoding prepilin-type N-terminal cleavage/methylation domain-containing protein produces MSKRGQRGFTLIELLVGLTLLGLVVVALSGGLRIGLMGTDRVTTRASQLDQLRGVQAFLRERIAAARPIRWTDDRGGSVIAFDGRAGRLAFVADLPAYPDVGGLYKLVVEREGTDLVLARTLTEGRVPGFDGVSATRDVIARDIGVVRFSYFGRADRGEPMWHDTWTAAQSLPDLVRIELGAARTDGAIWPAIVIAPRLGEQPR; encoded by the coding sequence ATGAGTAAGCGCGGGCAGCGCGGGTTTACGCTCATCGAGTTGCTGGTGGGCTTGACGCTTCTTGGACTCGTCGTCGTTGCCTTAAGCGGTGGACTGAGGATCGGGCTCATGGGTACTGACCGCGTAACCACCCGCGCTAGTCAACTCGACCAGCTTCGCGGCGTCCAGGCTTTCCTGCGCGAGCGTATCGCCGCAGCGCGTCCGATTCGCTGGACCGACGACCGCGGCGGGAGCGTCATCGCTTTTGATGGACGTGCCGGTCGCCTAGCGTTCGTCGCCGACCTGCCGGCCTATCCAGACGTCGGGGGCCTCTACAAACTCGTAGTCGAACGCGAGGGAACGGACTTGGTTCTGGCGCGGACTCTCACCGAAGGCAGGGTGCCGGGCTTCGATGGCGTCTCCGCCACGCGCGATGTGATTGCGCGGGACATCGGTGTGGTGCGCTTTTCCTATTTCGGTCGCGCCGACCGTGGCGAGCCGATGTGGCACGATACCTGGACCGCGGCGCAATCGCTCCCCGACCTCGTTCGTATTGAACTCGGTGCCGCTCGCACCGACGGCGCCATTTGGCCGGCCATCGTCATCGCGCCACGACTTGGCGAGCAACCGCGATGA
- the gspM gene encoding type II secretion system protein GspM, protein MKPGSPASRIAALALLIAALAIAYVVAGWPVQRGYERTLSAIGDRRVALERLAGSNARDSAVATALQNRPDSGLLVEATTDGSAAALLQTHLQRLIEDQAAQLVSIEALEGETQGAYRAVRVRAQFAIGHDGLGHVLHALEEGRPVVFLDNLSVNARSARAFGVERPLDVQVELTSFRALEN, encoded by the coding sequence GTGAAACCCGGCTCTCCTGCCTCTCGGATTGCGGCCCTGGCACTCCTCATTGCGGCGCTGGCAATAGCCTACGTGGTCGCGGGCTGGCCCGTGCAGCGTGGCTATGAGCGGACACTGAGCGCAATCGGCGACCGACGCGTCGCGCTTGAGCGCCTCGCCGGTTCGAATGCGCGCGACAGCGCTGTGGCTACAGCGCTGCAAAACCGCCCGGATTCCGGTCTGTTGGTGGAAGCCACCACCGACGGCAGCGCGGCGGCGCTGTTGCAGACCCACCTCCAACGGTTGATCGAAGACCAAGCGGCACAGCTCGTGAGTATCGAGGCACTGGAAGGCGAAACCCAGGGGGCATACCGCGCGGTCCGCGTTCGCGCCCAGTTCGCCATCGGCCACGACGGTCTGGGGCACGTCCTCCACGCCCTCGAGGAAGGAAGGCCGGTGGTGTTCTTGGACAATCTCAGCGTCAACGCCCGTTCTGCCCGCGCGTTCGGGGTTGAGCGACCGTTGGATGTCCAGGTCGAGTTGACCTCCTTCCGCGCGCTCGAGAACTAA
- a CDS encoding type II secretion system protein, which translates to MSIGSPDMFAKRPEAGFSLVEVVVAFVITGLVLVAALRLFGGAFDGSDRAERLTLALVSAESTLEAFGTALPLRAGTQRGDAGGGMSWRAEVQRYRGLSVEDLARLPVQAYDIQVTVAWDRHPRDSVTLRTLKVSKRDGNE; encoded by the coding sequence ATGTCGATTGGATCACCGGACATGTTCGCCAAGCGCCCTGAGGCGGGGTTTTCGCTTGTCGAGGTCGTGGTCGCATTCGTGATTACCGGCCTCGTCCTGGTGGCGGCGTTGCGTCTGTTCGGTGGCGCCTTCGACGGCAGCGACCGGGCCGAACGGTTGACCTTGGCGCTCGTCTCGGCGGAATCGACGCTTGAAGCATTCGGCACGGCATTGCCGCTGCGGGCAGGCACCCAGCGCGGCGATGCCGGAGGCGGCATGTCGTGGCGCGCGGAGGTTCAACGTTACCGAGGGCTTTCGGTCGAGGATCTAGCGCGACTTCCGGTGCAAGCTTACGACATTCAGGTCACTGTCGCGTGGGATCGCCATCCCCGCGATTCCGTCACATTGCGGACGCTCAAGGTGTCGAAGCGGGACGGCAATGAGTAA
- the gspG gene encoding type II secretion system major pseudopilin GspG codes for MRLPSRRRAKERGFTLIELLVVLAILGLIIGIVAPRAVNFLSRAKSDVAKLQIETLVTALDLFQLDVGRYPATQEGLTVLVTPPAGATRWNGPYVRGEAIPLDPWQRPYGYVSPGEGSAPYRLFSLGADGQPGGEGENADVSN; via the coding sequence ATGCGCTTGCCCTCTAGACGACGTGCGAAGGAACGCGGCTTTACCCTGATCGAACTGCTTGTCGTTCTGGCGATCCTTGGATTGATTATCGGCATCGTCGCGCCGCGCGCCGTAAACTTTCTGTCTCGCGCCAAATCCGATGTCGCCAAGCTGCAAATCGAGACATTGGTGACGGCATTGGATCTTTTCCAGCTCGATGTCGGGCGCTATCCGGCAACACAGGAGGGGTTAACGGTCTTGGTGACGCCGCCCGCCGGAGCAACGCGATGGAACGGTCCCTATGTACGCGGCGAGGCAATTCCGTTGGACCCTTGGCAACGCCCTTACGGCTATGTCTCGCCGGGTGAGGGGAGCGCGCCGTACCGGCTGTTTTCTCTCGGCGCCGACGGTCAGCCGGGCGGCGAGGGGGAGAATGCCGACGTTTCGAATTAG
- a CDS encoding PPC domain-containing protein, which yields MMSFRFAVIAAIFVALGHGANAAGVARGDSAPYGGYVRQLSNEVTGLASGADGAGSMGPRFIDFSDAPDVTGLAAQDQALVRAMARTVDLFRALGGASDRRGIVERADGRVYVGLDGEGGRWFADAGAAAAFFLGELVDGAHDLPGTVRDAVSQAPSAGCSDVACIAEIAYRELIELIAFVPRGTTVSLTLEAEGFSSTGGIPVVEVPIGFTVHRVTFIDATSIVAKVSIGPAAPTGRAVLSVFNAAQTFRSVEDFAVQVVDVVEQLGATKSVALLPGSGTLDALDDDHAGEAASAATLDGAATGRIETSGDIDTFRVDADLPGTLVLSTTGSTDVKLTLRNALGDVVAEDDDSANWYNARLSAAVAAGTYFVSVAHCCGGTGSYAVSASLQ from the coding sequence ATGATGTCATTTCGTTTTGCGGTCATCGCTGCAATCTTCGTGGCGCTCGGACACGGTGCCAATGCGGCAGGTGTTGCACGGGGTGATTCGGCGCCCTATGGCGGCTATGTGAGGCAACTTTCGAACGAAGTAACCGGTTTGGCGTCCGGTGCCGACGGCGCCGGGTCGATGGGGCCGCGCTTCATCGACTTCAGCGACGCGCCCGACGTGACGGGGTTGGCGGCGCAGGACCAAGCATTGGTTCGGGCGATGGCGCGAACGGTCGATCTATTCCGCGCGCTGGGTGGCGCGTCGGACCGGCGCGGGATCGTCGAACGCGCCGACGGTCGCGTCTACGTTGGGCTGGACGGCGAGGGTGGGCGTTGGTTTGCCGACGCGGGCGCCGCGGCGGCGTTTTTCCTCGGTGAGTTGGTGGATGGCGCCCACGATCTGCCGGGCACCGTGCGCGACGCAGTCTCGCAAGCGCCATCGGCAGGGTGCAGCGATGTGGCCTGTATTGCCGAAATCGCCTACCGGGAACTTATCGAGCTCATCGCTTTCGTTCCTCGCGGTACCACGGTGTCGTTGACGTTAGAGGCCGAGGGTTTCAGTTCGACCGGCGGGATACCGGTGGTCGAAGTTCCCATTGGATTTACGGTACATCGGGTGACCTTTATCGATGCGACGTCCATCGTCGCGAAAGTATCGATCGGACCAGCCGCACCGACGGGACGCGCCGTGTTGAGCGTCTTCAACGCGGCCCAGACGTTTCGGTCGGTCGAAGACTTCGCCGTTCAAGTAGTCGATGTGGTCGAGCAGCTCGGCGCGACGAAAAGCGTGGCACTCCTTCCCGGTAGCGGAACGCTCGATGCGCTCGACGACGACCATGCCGGAGAGGCGGCTAGCGCGGCGACTTTGGACGGCGCTGCGACGGGGAGAATCGAAACAAGCGGGGACATCGATACCTTCCGCGTCGACGCCGATCTGCCGGGCACGCTCGTGCTTTCAACCACGGGGTCGACCGACGTCAAACTCACCCTGCGCAACGCGCTCGGCGACGTTGTCGCCGAGGACGACGATTCGGCCAACTGGTACAACGCGCGCCTGAGTGCCGCGGTTGCGGCGGGGACGTATTTTGTCAGCGTCGCGCACTGCTGCGGCGGTACCGGCAGCTACGCTGTAAGCGCGTCGCTACAATAA